Proteins encoded together in one Oreochromis aureus strain Israel breed Guangdong linkage group 23, ZZ_aureus, whole genome shotgun sequence window:
- the LOC120436112 gene encoding ribonuclease-like translates to MPDGVCAARASQETMRILFTCLLLMLLFATGLSKPANLKPKPIDKRQNETPYEKFKRQHVDAKMTAKKCEAEIKNKQIYNVDNSCKDTNTFILSDYEKVKAICNGHGSPHKNTCLTESKAKFSIVKCELKNNGGRKPNCQYKGKLLTNRIVVVQCGGLPVHFEKDIVTFESNNATIGKIPMDSTSVPTNMHV, encoded by the exons ATGCCCGACGGGGTCTGCGCAGCGCGTGCATCACAG gAAACAATGAGGATCCTGTTTACCTGTTTGCTGCTTATGCTGCTCTTTGCCACTGGACTTTCAAAACCAGCCAATCTTAAACCCAAACCAATTGACAAGCGTCAGAATGAAACCCCTTATGAAAAGTTTAAACGACAGCATGTAGATGCCAAGATGACTGCGAAAAAATGTGaggcagaaataaaaaacaagcagaTCTACAATGTTGACAACAGTTGTAAGGACACAAACACGTTCATCCTTAGTGATTACGAAAAGGTCAAAGCCATTTGTAATGGTCATGGGTCACCTCATAAGAATACTTGCTTGACAGAGAGTAAAGCAAAGTTCAGTATTGTTAAATGTGAACTAAAGAATAATGGAGGCAGGAAACCCAACTGCCAGTATAAAGGCAAACTTCTCACTAACAGAATAGTTGTAGTCCAATGTGGAGGATTACCTGTGCACTTTGAGAAGGACATAGTGACTTTTGAATCCAATAACGCAACTATAGGAAAAATCCCCATGGACTCTACTTCTGTACCCACAAATATGCATGTCTGA
- the LOC120436198 gene encoding homeodomain-interacting protein kinase 2-like: MSANPSFSSDELEISKGTILGDHHVVEAFLGEGSFGVVTKCRNTKNNQTVAIKVNKSDPEILQQAKQEIFILEQLQRLDPDRCNIVEWNGYFLDGERICLNFELLDQSLSDYIGDRNNQGLPIRELRPILHQLANALFHLGSVGIVHADLKPVNIMVVNRHESPIKVKLIDFGIACNTSAVIAGGAVGTIGYCAPEIMLGTPYNEAIDMWSLGLVAVELATGVPLYPGEDDYDVLKFIIETQGQLPDHLLESGLYTDCYFIEDKYNEQRWTFKTQEQFQDETEYQSKETRSIKLKCLDDLEQLLEVRRGPENGQPLFVRLIKQMLALDANQRITPSEVLKHPFFDTGLSKRAPCLDINSTGGENLVLSQQPSSWNSHESQKFNCSFQNSVEFPQKGQVNTSANLSSSEDDLEITEGTILGDHHVVEAFLGEGGFGLVTRCRDTKNNQTVAIKVNKSDPEILQQAKLEIFILEQLRRLDPDRCNIVEWNGYFLDGERICLNFELLDQSLWDYIRDRNNQGLPIRELRPILHQLANALFHLGSVGIVHADLKPGNIMVVNRHESPIKVKLIDFGLACPASALIPGDRVGTVGYCAPEVMLGIPYHEAIDMWALGLVAVELATGCLSILGKTIMMF, encoded by the coding sequence ATGTCAGCCAACCCATCCTTCAGCTCAGATGAGCTTGAAATATCTAAAGGGACCATTTTGGGAGATCACCACGTGGTGGAGGCTTTCCTTGGAGAAGGAAGCTTTGGTGTCGTAACCAAATGTcgcaatacaaaaaacaaccaaactgtggctattaaagtcaacaagagcGACCCTGAAATTCTGCAACaggcaaaacaggaaattttcatcctggagcaACTGCAACGCTTGGATCCAGACAGGTGCAACATTGTCGAATGGAACGGCTATTTCCTCGATGGAGAGCGCATTTGCTTAAATTTTGAACTCCTGGACCAAAGCCTGTCAGACTACATAGGGGACCGGAATAACCAGGGTCTCCCAATAAGAGAACTCAGGCCAATTTTGCATCAGCTCGCAAATGCTCTGTTCCACCTGGGTTCTGTGGGAATAGTGCATGCTGACCTCAAACCTGTCAACATAATGGTTGTGAACCGCCATGAGTCTCCCATCAAAGTCAAACTTATAGACTTTGGCATCGCATGTAACACTTCTGCAGTGATTGCTGGTGGTGCTGTGGGGACAATTGGTTATTGTGCACCTGAGATTATGCTTGGCACACCATATAATGAAGCAATTGACATGTGGTCTCTGgggctggtagctgtggagcttgctACAGGGGTGCCTCTCTATCCTGGGGAAGACgattatgatgttttgaaattcataatTGAAACCCAGGGTCAGCTACCAGATCATCTTCTAGAGTCTGGCTTGTACACTGACTGCTATTTCATCGAGGATAAGTACAATGAACAgcgctggacatttaagacCCAAGAACAATTTCAAGACGAGACAGAGTATCAATCCAAAGAAACTCGATCGATAAAACTTAAGTGTCTAGATGACCTCGAACAACTACTGGAGGTTAGGCGAGGACCTGAAAATGGCCAACCATTATTTGTAAGGCTAATCAAACAGATGTTGGCCTTGGATGCAAATCAGCGCATAACACCATCGGAGGTTCTGAAGCATCCCTTTTTCGACACTGGCCTCTCAAAGAGAGCCCCCTGCCTTGACATAAATAGCACAGGGGGAGAAAACCTTGTGCTCTCTCAGCAGCCTTCAAGCTGGAACAGTCATGAATcgcaaaaattcaactgcagtTTCCAAAATTCAGTTGAATTTCCTCAAAAAGGACAGGTCAACACCTCAGCCAACTTATCTTCCTCTGAAGATGATCTTGAAATAACGGAAGGGACCATTTTGGGAGATCACCACGTGGTGGAGGCTTTCCTTGGAGAAGGAGGCTTTGGATTGGTAACCAGATGTCGTgatacaaaaaacaaccaaactgtggctattaaagtcaacaagagcGACCCTGAAATTCTGCAACAGGCAAAACTGGAaattttcatcctggagcagctACGACGCTTGGATCCAGACAGGTGCAACATTGTCGAATGGAACGGCTATTTCCTCGATGGAGAGCGCATTTGCTTAAATTTTGAACTCCTCGACCAAAGCCTGTGGGACTACATAAGGGACCGGAATAACCAAGGTCTCCCAATAAGAGAACTCAGGCCAATTTTGCATCAGCTCGCAAATGCTCTGTTCCACCTGGGTTCTGTGGGAATAGTGCATGCTGACCTCAAACCTGGAAACATCATGGTTGTGAACCGCCATGAGTCTCCCATCAAAGTCAAACTTATAGACTTTGGCCTCGCATGTCCTGCTTCTGCACTGATTCCTGGTGACCGTGTGGGGACGGTTGGTTATTGTGCACCTGAGGTTATGCTTGGCATTCCATATCATGAAGCAATTGACATGTGGGCTCTGgggctggtagctgtggagcttgctACAGGGTGCCTCTCTATCCTGGGGAAGACgattatgatgttttga
- the LOC120436074 gene encoding uncharacterized protein LOC120436074 isoform X1 gives MCDPPPRAVVSECTNVPGGCRFNGCLLENEKYKKESSRRICTFSQRGSLLNFDHFQILRAIGKGSFGKVGILGISSDAHAPASASPFCTPEAQLFSPPASPSRRKRHTRRHKLDIADQPMVVSYNDCFSPASLDIKDKLTSDPFGVSLLDDDIDWDNYFRSAPWEGGLIKDNSHTSNPSKTAKFIIHYSFLIGLFLLTQYILILSLPILRLLVFLLPGQLGPSVPLHPYQFLV, from the exons ATGTGTGACCCCCCTCCCCGAGCAGTCGTGAGTGAGTGCACTAACGTGCCCGGAGGTTGCCGTTTTAATGGGTGTTTGCTGGAAAACGAAAAATACAAGAAGGAGTCTTCAAGAAGGATTTGTACGTTTTCACAACGGGGGAGTTTGC TAAACTTTGACCACTTCCAGATACTGCGGGCCATCGGGAAAGGGAGCTTTGGAAAG GTGGGAATTCTCGGCATCTCTTCAGATGCCCACGCTCCAGCCTCGGCGTCGCCGTTCTGCACGCCGGAGGCTCAGCTGTTTTCTCCGCCCGCTTCCCCTTCCCGAAGGAAGCGGCACACACGCCGCCATAAACTGGACATTGCTGACCAACCTATGGTGGTGAGTTACAATGACTGTTTTTCTCCCGCTTCTCTGGACATAAAAGACAAACTCACTTCTGATCCTTTTGGTGTGTCCCTGCTGGATGATGACATTGACTGGGACAATTATTTTCGTTCAGCTCCCTGGGAGGGGGGGTTAATTAAGGACAATTCACACACTTCAAACCCTTCGAAAACTGCTAAattcattattcattattcattttTGATAGGTCTGTTTTTGTTGACCCAGTATATATTAATCCTGAGCCTACCCATTCTAAGACTACTCGTGTTCCTGCTCCCAGGGCAGCTCGGGCCCAGCGTACCCCTGCACCCGTACCAGTTCCTCGTGTGA